Genomic window (Chryseobacterium bernardetii):
AAGAACTTAACGGAAATAAAGTAAAAAGTTTTCTGAGCAAGTTGCCATTCATGAAGAAAGTAATGACCCAGGTAGAAAACTTATTTGCTAAGTATGATAAGATCATTAATAATATTGAGCAGATCTCCTACAAAGTAAATGCAGGGATCATTACTTCTACTAAAGATAATGCAGTTCTTCAGACAATTTTTGAAAGCAATGTGAACTCTATCAAACAGATTGAAGACCTTGTGATTGCCGGAAATATCAGAATGGAAAGAGCAGCTGTTGAATTGGCTCAGATGGAAGCCAATCCTCAGAATTTCCAGGATTACCAGATTGCGGATAAGAGAGACTTCATTGCAAGATTAGACAGAAGAATGGCTGATCTTAAAGTGGTACGTGTTATTATGATGCAGTCACTTCCACAGATCAGACTGGTTCAGAATAACAACGTTTCTATTGCTGAAAAAGCGCAGACAATTCTTACCACTACGCTTCCTGTATGGAAAAACCAGCTTTCGCTTGCCGTTGCCATGTACAGACAGCAGCAGAATATTGAGATCCAGCAGAAAGTATCTTCTACTACAGAAGAAATCTTAAGAAAGAATGCAGAACGTCTTGGTCAGAACTCTATCAATGTAGCAAGAGCTAATGAGCAAACGATTGTTTCTATAGACACATTGAGAGAAACTACTTCAATGCTGATTAATACGTTGAATGAAGTGAAGCAGATCCAGAAACAGGGCGCTGATAACAGGAGAAAGCTGGATCAGGATCTTCAGACATTAGAACACGAACTGAAAGCAAATGTAAGAGGTTAATTTATAGGGCACCAAGGTGGGGGAAGATGCAGCAACCATATTATCACAGAGCAAAAGAAGGTTAACAAGGCTTAAACTTCTGGCTAATTTTTTTGAACATATTGATATAATATCCATTTACATCAAAACAGATATTATCCACAATTTGTTCCAGGAAAATACGGCCCTGGATTATAATAAACTGGAGCTTTTCCACCTGCAGTATACAGACAGCCTCATAGAACTTCTGACAAAGATCAAAAGGCAGAAGGAAAATGATATGCTGGCGGTCATTAATGAAATTGACATCAATAAAAAATACATTTCAGGTTTTGAAGAAAGACAGGCAGACAGCTTTCAGACCGACAGGAAAATGTACAGCGGTATATTTTCACAGCATCTGAAAGCCTTGTATAAAGACCTTACAGAAGATGTTTTCACTGCCAATTGGGATAATGTACTGTATTTCCATAAAAAATATGCGAAGGAATTCTACAGGTTAGCAGATGAATCTCTGCTAAAACCTGAAACGTTCCCGGCTTATCAGTATAAAGACTATTCAATTGAAAGAAAACTATTGGGAAGGCTGAATATACAGGGATTTAAAGTTCGTTTTGTCTGTGGCTACGCCATCGGAACCCATGAATATGAACTTTTCAGGATCTTTCAGACTGATGATTATTTTATTTTCAGTGTAGATGATAAAAAGCTTTATCTTTTCGACAAAGAACTGGATAAGCTTGATACTTCTGAAAATCAATCCAATCAGCGTATAATTATTGACCAGCTTAAGAATAAAAACGAAGAGCTGGAAAATACGATGAACGAACGGAAGCGCAATCTGCCTCCTGAGGTGGAAGCGGTCCTGAAGGATTATATCCGAAACCTCGAGAATATAGATATTATGAGCAAAATATTTGCCTTTGATGAAGAAACCAATATTCTGAGAGCAATGCTTAATTTAAACCTGAATAATCAATAAAACGAAATTTGAAAACAGGCGGATAAATATATAATTTTCGCAAAATGTAAATAACAACTAAACATAAAAAGATGGCTATCAACTTACAAAAAGGTCAAAGAATTAACCTTAAAAAAGAAAACGGAGCTGAACTTTCCCAGGCTTGTGTAGGAATCAACTGGGGAGCAATTGAAAAAAAAGGATTTTTCGGAACTAAAAAAGAAGCAGTAGACTTAGACGGAAGCTGTATTTTATATGATTCAAACAAAAATGTAACGGAAGTAATTTATTTCGGAAACCTGAAATCCAGAAACGGTTCCGTAAGACACAGCGGTGACGACCTTACTGGTGACATAAACGGAGATGATGGCTTGGATAATGAAGTGATTACTGTAGATTTCAGTAAACTTGAGCCTAATGTAGATTACGTGGCAATGGTATTGAACAGCTACAGAGGTCAGGATTTTGGAACCATTCCTTTTGCTTCTATCCGTATTTATGAAGGAACTCCAACCAATGTAAAAGAAGTTTTTGCTAAATATGACATTGCTAATGATGCATCTTTCAGAGGACATGTTGCCATGGTAATGGGAGTTTTCTACAGAAGAAACGGGGAATGGAAATTCAATGCCATAGGAGATCCAACAGCAGATAAAAAGTTGGAACAGACGATCCAAACTGTACAGATGAATTATTTATAATCATTTATACCTCAAAATGTAAATAAAATAGCAATATTTGTACTTTGTTACATCTATTGCTTTTATCATATAATAACATAACTCAAGTGGAACATCAAAGTATTTTAGATCTGCACCCTGGCTTGGTGTGGGGATTTGCGGTAACAGTCGTTATCATGTTACTCCTGGATTTAGGAGTTTTCAACAAAAAAAGCCACGAAGTTTCTTCCAAAGAAGCTACCATCTGGTCTATCGTATGGATCTCACTGTCTATGATCTTTTCAGGAGTCGTGTATTGGGTCTTCAATACAGACGGCACCCCCGAAAGTCATGCCCTGGCAGTAGAAAAGTTTACGCAGTATCAGGCAGCTTACTGGATAGAAAAAGCCCTTTCTGTGGATAATTTATTTGTATTTATCCTGGTTTTTGGATTTTTTAAAGTTCCGAAATTTCTTCACCATAAAGTCCTTTTCTGGGGGATTATCGGGGCATTGATTTTCAGAGCGATATTTATCTTTGCAGGGGTAGGATTAATCAACCTTACCTATCTTCCTGAAATGAATATTTTCGGAACCCCGGTAAAAATTAATGTGGTAATGACCTTATTCGGATTATTCCTTGTGTATGCCGGAATCAAATCCTGGGGAGATGGTGATGATGACGACGATGAAGATTACAGCAATACAGCTGGTGCAAGACTGATCAAGAGCTTCTGGAAAGTGTCTGATAACTATGATGGAGATAAGTTCTTCACCGTTCAGAAAGGTATTAAAATGGCAACCCCATTATTAGTAGTGGTTGGAGTTATTGAATTTACGGACGTACTTTTCGCAGTAGATTCCATTCCTGCAATCTTTGCCATTTCAAATGATCCGTTTATTCTGTACACATCCAATATCTTTGCGATTTTAGGTCTTAGATCATTATATTTCCTATTGGCCAACTTTATCCACATGTTCAGTAAACTTCCTTATGGATTGGCGATTATCCTGTCCTTTATTGGAGTGAAAATGCTTATCGCACCGTGGATTCACATTCCTTCCCCAATTTCATTAGGAATTGTAGGTGGAGTATTGGTTATTTCCGTTCTTTTATCCGTTATCTTCCCTGAAAAAGAAGAAGAAAAGAAAGAAGAATTAGAAGAAAAATAACATACAAAAAAATATATGAGAAAACCTCCGGAATTAAATCCGGAGGTTTTTTTATGCGAAAGAAAAAATTTAAGACTTCTTAAAGTTGTTCTCAAAACAATAATTAAGGATTCTTTCTACGGTATTAAATTTTTCAGAGATAAGATCTTTGCGCCTTAAATACACAGTATTTATAAAAACTTGTGTCTTTGCGCTTTTCTACTCGCTAAAATTTTTTAAAATATAATAGACAGACTTGTCTGTATGTTGTATTTTTTTCATACATTTGTCTCATAAAAGATGAATATGAAGTCACCAAGAGGAAGAATTGTAGAAACAACGTTTGATCTGTTTGCAAAGCAGGGATATAATTCCACAGGAATCAACCAGATTATTGCTGATGCCGGAGTAGCCAAAGCAAGCTTTTATCTTCATTTTAAATCCAAAGAAGATTTATGTGTGGAGTTTCTTAAT
Coding sequences:
- a CDS encoding TerD family protein, encoding MAINLQKGQRINLKKENGAELSQACVGINWGAIEKKGFFGTKKEAVDLDGSCILYDSNKNVTEVIYFGNLKSRNGSVRHSGDDLTGDINGDDGLDNEVITVDFSKLEPNVDYVAMVLNSYRGQDFGTIPFASIRIYEGTPTNVKEVFAKYDIANDASFRGHVAMVMGVFYRRNGEWKFNAIGDPTADKKLEQTIQTVQMNYL
- a CDS encoding toxic anion resistance protein: MDNQENQPIDPLGSIEPLRTFEPTPMVPPTPAQPFQNATPAVLVDREGNVNLTQLPSEDRQKYEALANSIDEANPGSIVNFGAELQKTLSNQSDSFLGNVRRSNSGEVGGLINDLLVELNYVDVEELNGNKVKSFLSKLPFMKKVMTQVENLFAKYDKIINNIEQISYKVNAGIITSTKDNAVLQTIFESNVNSIKQIEDLVIAGNIRMERAAVELAQMEANPQNFQDYQIADKRDFIARLDRRMADLKVVRVIMMQSLPQIRLVQNNNVSIAEKAQTILTTTLPVWKNQLSLAVAMYRQQQNIEIQQKVSSTTEEILRKNAERLGQNSINVARANEQTIVSIDTLRETTSMLINTLNEVKQIQKQGADNRRKLDQDLQTLEHELKANVRG
- a CDS encoding TerC/Alx family metal homeostasis membrane protein yields the protein MEHQSILDLHPGLVWGFAVTVVIMLLLDLGVFNKKSHEVSSKEATIWSIVWISLSMIFSGVVYWVFNTDGTPESHALAVEKFTQYQAAYWIEKALSVDNLFVFILVFGFFKVPKFLHHKVLFWGIIGALIFRAIFIFAGVGLINLTYLPEMNIFGTPVKINVVMTLFGLFLVYAGIKSWGDGDDDDDEDYSNTAGARLIKSFWKVSDNYDGDKFFTVQKGIKMATPLLVVVGVIEFTDVLFAVDSIPAIFAISNDPFILYTSNIFAILGLRSLYFLLANFIHMFSKLPYGLAIILSFIGVKMLIAPWIHIPSPISLGIVGGVLVISVLLSVIFPEKEEEKKEELEEK